One region of Pseudomonas alvandae genomic DNA includes:
- a CDS encoding LysR family transcriptional regulator, with amino-acid sequence MDRLQAMQVFRRIVELGGFGKAADDLGLPRATVSLLIQQLESHLGVQLLQRTTRQVRATLDGEAYYQRCGQLLDELDDLETSLSAQRSQPRGTLRVDMPIAFGCTWIVPNLPDFYRRYPQLQLDIGFHDRQVHLQREGVDCAIRAGNITDQALVARPVVRLHQVTCASPGYLARSGTPRRLEELSAHSAIAFASGNGRFFPFEFEVAGRVREMQLPGDLILNNADAYVAACEAGFGLIQAPRYHVQRQLAEGRLVQVLSDHPVPSWPISMVYPPHRQLSPRVRVFIDWVIELLHGVAAEQGELMEKV; translated from the coding sequence ATGGACCGATTACAGGCAATGCAGGTGTTCCGGCGCATCGTCGAACTGGGCGGGTTTGGCAAGGCGGCCGACGACCTGGGGCTGCCTCGCGCCACCGTCAGCCTGTTGATCCAGCAATTGGAAAGCCACTTGGGCGTGCAACTGTTGCAGCGCACCACACGGCAAGTGCGCGCCACCCTCGATGGCGAAGCCTATTACCAGCGCTGCGGCCAGTTGCTGGATGAACTGGACGACCTCGAAACCTCGCTTTCGGCGCAACGCAGCCAACCCCGTGGCACGTTGCGCGTGGACATGCCCATCGCCTTCGGTTGCACCTGGATCGTGCCGAACCTGCCGGATTTCTATCGACGTTATCCGCAGCTCCAGCTGGACATCGGTTTCCACGACCGGCAGGTACACCTGCAACGCGAGGGCGTCGATTGCGCCATCCGGGCCGGGAATATCACGGATCAGGCGCTGGTGGCGCGACCGGTCGTGCGATTGCACCAGGTGACGTGTGCCAGCCCTGGCTACCTGGCTCGCTCAGGCACGCCCCGACGGTTGGAGGAACTGTCGGCCCATAGCGCGATCGCCTTTGCGTCCGGCAATGGGCGGTTCTTTCCGTTCGAATTCGAGGTGGCGGGGCGGGTTCGCGAGATGCAGCTGCCGGGAGATCTGATCCTCAACAATGCCGATGCCTATGTGGCGGCATGTGAAGCCGGCTTCGGCTTGATCCAGGCGCCGCGTTACCACGTCCAGCGGCAGTTGGCCGAAGGGCGATTGGTGCAAGTGTTGAGCGATCATCCCGTGCCGTCCTGGCCGATTTCGATGGTTTATCCGCCCCATCGACAGCTGTCGCCCAGGGTGCGGGTGTTCATCGACTGGGTCATCGAGTTGCTGCATGGCGTGGCGGCCGAGCAAGGCGAGTTGATGGAGAAAGTGTGA
- a CDS encoding aldo/keto reductase, with protein MITRQLGHQGPHVSAIGLGCMGMSDFYTTGTDERESIATLHRAVELGVTLFDTADMYGPHTNEELLGRALRGKREGIYLASKFGLVRSDDPHARGVNGHPEYVRQSIEGSLKRLGTDYLDLYYQHRIDPQVPVEETIGAMAELVKAGKVRHIGISEASAETIQRAHAVHPLAAVQSEYSLWSREPEHNGVLETCRRLGIAFVAYSPLGRGFLTGELKTPEDFAADDYRRFNPRFQADNFYRNLELVERVRAMAEQKQISAAQLALGWVLAQGNNVIPIPGTKQRRYLESNVAAASVFLSSDDLNQLDAIFGPEGAVAGERYSAEVMTLLDG; from the coding sequence ATGATCACCCGCCAACTCGGCCATCAGGGCCCACACGTCAGCGCGATCGGCCTGGGCTGCATGGGCATGTCGGATTTCTACACCACCGGTACCGACGAGCGAGAATCGATCGCCACCCTCCACCGCGCCGTGGAGCTGGGCGTGACGCTGTTCGACACAGCGGACATGTACGGACCGCACACCAACGAAGAGCTGCTCGGACGGGCCCTGCGCGGTAAACGTGAAGGGATCTATCTGGCGAGCAAGTTCGGCCTGGTGCGCAGCGACGATCCCCATGCTCGGGGCGTCAACGGTCACCCCGAGTACGTCCGCCAATCCATCGAAGGCAGCCTCAAGCGCCTCGGCACCGATTACCTCGATCTGTACTACCAGCACCGCATCGACCCGCAGGTGCCGGTGGAGGAAACAATCGGTGCCATGGCTGAGCTGGTCAAGGCCGGCAAGGTCCGCCACATCGGCATCTCGGAAGCCAGCGCAGAAACCATCCAGCGAGCCCACGCGGTGCATCCGTTGGCGGCGGTGCAAAGCGAATACTCGTTGTGGTCCAGGGAGCCGGAACACAACGGCGTGCTCGAAACCTGCCGGCGGCTGGGGATCGCTTTTGTCGCCTACAGCCCTTTGGGACGCGGCTTCCTGACTGGCGAGCTGAAAACCCCCGAGGATTTTGCCGCTGATGATTATCGGCGCTTCAACCCGCGTTTCCAGGCCGATAATTTCTATCGCAACCTCGAGCTGGTCGAACGCGTCCGGGCCATGGCCGAGCAGAAGCAAATCAGCGCCGCGCAACTGGCTCTGGGTTGGGTCCTGGCCCAGGGGAACAACGTCATCCCGATCCCGGGCACCAAGCAGCGTCGATACCTGGAAAGCAACGTCGCCGCCGCCAGCGTTTTCCTGAGCAGCGATGACTTGAACCAGTTGGACGCCATTTTCGGCCCTGAAGGCGCCGTGGCCGGCGAGCGCTACAGTGCCGAGGTGATGACCTTGCTTGATGGCTGA
- the potE gene encoding putrescine-ornithine antiporter, whose product MSAAKKMSVGQLTMLTAVNMLGSGIVLLPTKLAEVGGISILSWLITATGSLALAYAFARCGMLSRKTGGMGGYAEYTFGKSGNYITNYTYGLSLLIANVAISITAVGYIQTLFGIKLDSVQVGLATIALLWLTTFANFGGARITGKIGAVTVWGVIAPVVLVSTVGWFWFDSSVYAAGWNPHDKTWYEAAGASVAITLWAFLGLESACANGDAVENPEKNVPIAVLGGTLGAAVIYIVSTNVIAGIVDNAELVSSTAPFGLVFAKMFTPLVGNIVMGLMVLACVGSLLGWQFTVAQVFKSSADTGYFLPIFAKANKHGVPIISMLILLAMQTAMALLTISPDLAKQFDTLVNLAVVTNLVPYILSMATLVTLQKVSNVPANKALVTNIVAGIAAAYSYLALYSSGEQALMLGGVAVIVGYTLFGYVNTRLIRLEAMNNSVPTQTVAAQHIVGEAIPVNHLKPANPEALP is encoded by the coding sequence ATGTCAGCCGCCAAGAAAATGAGCGTGGGGCAGCTGACCATGCTGACCGCCGTCAACATGCTGGGCTCGGGCATTGTCCTGTTGCCCACCAAACTCGCCGAAGTCGGCGGTATTTCGATCCTGTCCTGGCTCATCACCGCCACGGGCTCGCTGGCACTGGCCTATGCGTTCGCCCGCTGCGGCATGCTCAGCCGCAAGACCGGCGGCATGGGCGGCTACGCCGAATACACCTTCGGCAAATCCGGCAACTACATCACCAACTACACCTATGGCCTTTCGCTGCTGATTGCCAACGTGGCGATCAGCATCACCGCCGTCGGTTATATCCAGACGCTGTTCGGAATAAAGCTCGACTCGGTCCAGGTTGGCCTGGCCACCATCGCGCTGTTGTGGCTGACCACCTTCGCCAATTTCGGTGGCGCACGCATTACCGGCAAGATCGGCGCCGTCACCGTATGGGGCGTGATTGCCCCGGTAGTGCTGGTCTCGACCGTCGGTTGGTTCTGGTTCGACAGCAGCGTCTACGCGGCCGGGTGGAACCCCCACGACAAGACCTGGTACGAAGCGGCCGGCGCGTCGGTGGCGATCACCCTCTGGGCGTTCCTCGGGCTGGAGTCGGCGTGCGCCAACGGTGACGCGGTGGAAAATCCCGAGAAGAACGTGCCGATCGCCGTCCTGGGCGGGACGCTCGGCGCTGCGGTGATCTACATCGTTTCGACCAACGTCATCGCCGGCATCGTCGACAACGCCGAGCTGGTCTCCTCCACCGCACCGTTCGGCCTGGTGTTCGCCAAGATGTTCACGCCCCTGGTGGGCAACATCGTCATGGGCCTGATGGTGCTGGCGTGCGTTGGCTCACTCCTGGGCTGGCAATTCACCGTCGCCCAGGTTTTCAAAAGTTCGGCGGACACCGGCTACTTCCTGCCGATCTTCGCCAAGGCCAACAAGCACGGTGTGCCGATCATCAGCATGTTGATCCTGCTGGCGATGCAGACCGCGATGGCGCTGCTGACCATCAGCCCCGACCTCGCCAAGCAGTTCGACACCCTGGTCAACCTCGCCGTGGTCACCAACCTTGTGCCGTACATTCTTTCCATGGCGACGCTGGTGACCTTGCAGAAGGTTTCCAATGTGCCGGCGAACAAGGCCCTGGTGACCAACATCGTCGCGGGCATTGCCGCGGCCTACAGCTACCTGGCGCTCTACAGCTCGGGCGAACAAGCGTTGATGCTCGGCGGCGTCGCGGTCATCGTCGGCTACACGCTGTTCGGCTACGTCAACACCCGCCTGATTCGCCTGGAAGCCATGAACAACAGCGTACCGACCCAGACCGTCGCGGCGCAGCACATCGTTGGCGAGGCGATTCCCGTCAACCACTTGAAGCCGGCTAACCCGGAGGCACTGCCATGA
- a CDS encoding Orn/Lys/Arg decarboxylase N-terminal domain-containing protein: MTEHRNLLGMLALLVSNAPDKRSVFGRALLQLISDVEERAVNVLTSETLSDAKSILSSDPAIQCVLISWEMDTSDDHRECIDLLTTLRERNTRVPVFLISDRSTASNVPLIVMQHADDFIWLPEDTSRFLSGRILAAIERYRQAVLPPMFGALLKFARNYEYSWHTPGHAGGTAFLKSTAGRAFYEFFGENLLRSDLSISVGELGSLLDHSGPIGQGERYAAKVFGAHRTYYVTNGSSMSNRVILMASVTRDQIALCDRNCHKSAEHAMTLSGAIPTYLVPTRNRYGIIGPILPQTLSAEGVKAAIASNPLVRSHIDPTPVHAIITNSTYDGLTYNVTRVEELLGESVDRLHFDEAWYGYARFNPLYKDRFAMHGSPDDHDPSKPTVFATQSTHKLLAALSQASMIHVRNGRNAIPHGRFNESFMMHASTSPNYAIMASCDVSSAMMEAPSGQILTSESIEEAVAFRQVISHMQSEMHSQDDWFFSCWQPPSIRVDGQPLPFHKVDPARLRTDPTCWVLHPNEIWHGFGDIEDGYCMLDPIKVSILTPGMGEDGNLLDFGIPAYVLSAYLGTQGIVVEKTTDFTILFLFSIGITKGKWGTLVNALLDFKRDYDANLELELCLPDLLSANQQRYAGMGLKDLAEEIFTAMKKIKTTAAMAKAFGTLPKAQFSPVQAYEKLVRNDVELVTLDEAAGRIAATGVVPYPPGIPLLMPGENAGLLDGPVLNYLKALETFDRSFPGFTHDTHGIENDSGTYRMLVLKQGSTLQ; the protein is encoded by the coding sequence ATGACGGAACATCGAAATCTATTGGGCATGCTGGCCTTGCTCGTTTCCAACGCACCCGACAAGCGCAGCGTATTCGGCCGGGCCCTGCTCCAGTTGATCAGCGACGTGGAAGAACGCGCCGTCAACGTGCTGACCTCGGAAACCCTGAGCGACGCCAAGTCGATCCTCAGTTCCGACCCGGCGATCCAGTGCGTGTTGATCAGTTGGGAAATGGACACCAGCGACGACCACCGTGAATGCATCGACCTGCTCACGACGCTGCGCGAGCGCAACACCCGTGTGCCGGTGTTCCTGATCAGCGATCGCAGCACTGCATCCAACGTGCCGCTGATCGTCATGCAGCACGCCGACGACTTCATCTGGCTGCCCGAAGACACCAGCCGCTTCCTGAGCGGACGGATCCTCGCGGCCATCGAGCGCTATCGCCAGGCGGTGTTGCCGCCGATGTTCGGCGCCCTGCTGAAATTCGCCCGCAACTACGAGTATTCGTGGCATACACCGGGCCACGCCGGCGGCACGGCGTTCCTGAAAAGCACCGCTGGCCGGGCGTTCTATGAATTCTTCGGGGAAAACCTGCTCCGCTCGGACCTGTCGATCTCCGTCGGCGAGCTGGGTTCGCTGCTCGACCACAGCGGCCCCATCGGCCAGGGCGAGCGTTATGCCGCCAAGGTGTTTGGCGCCCATCGCACCTACTACGTGACTAACGGCTCGTCGATGTCCAACCGGGTCATCCTGATGGCCAGCGTGACGCGGGACCAGATCGCCTTGTGTGATCGCAACTGCCACAAGTCCGCCGAACATGCGATGACGCTGTCCGGGGCGATTCCGACCTACTTGGTGCCGACCCGCAACCGCTACGGCATCATCGGCCCGATCCTGCCGCAGACCTTGAGCGCCGAGGGCGTGAAGGCGGCCATCGCGAGCAATCCGCTGGTCAGGAGCCACATCGACCCGACGCCGGTGCACGCGATCATCACCAACTCCACTTATGACGGCCTGACCTACAACGTGACGCGCGTCGAGGAGCTGCTGGGCGAAAGCGTCGATCGGCTGCATTTCGACGAAGCCTGGTACGGCTACGCGCGGTTCAATCCGCTGTACAAGGATCGCTTTGCCATGCACGGCAGCCCGGACGATCACGACCCGTCGAAACCGACCGTGTTCGCCACCCAGTCCACCCATAAATTGCTGGCCGCGCTGTCCCAGGCTTCGATGATTCATGTGCGCAACGGCCGCAACGCAATTCCCCATGGGCGCTTCAACGAGTCGTTCATGATGCACGCCTCGACGTCACCGAACTATGCGATCATGGCCTCGTGCGACGTCAGCTCGGCGATGATGGAGGCGCCCAGCGGACAGATCCTCACCAGTGAATCGATCGAGGAAGCCGTCGCCTTCCGCCAGGTCATTTCCCACATGCAGAGCGAGATGCACAGCCAGGACGATTGGTTCTTCTCCTGCTGGCAGCCTCCATCCATCAGGGTGGACGGACAGCCGCTGCCCTTTCACAAGGTCGACCCGGCCCGGCTCAGGACCGACCCGACTTGCTGGGTGCTGCACCCCAATGAGATCTGGCACGGCTTCGGTGACATCGAAGACGGCTATTGCATGCTCGATCCGATCAAGGTCTCGATCCTCACCCCCGGGATGGGCGAAGACGGCAACCTGCTGGATTTCGGTATTCCTGCGTATGTACTCAGTGCCTACCTGGGCACCCAGGGCATCGTGGTGGAGAAAACCACGGATTTCACCATCCTGTTCCTGTTTTCCATCGGCATCACCAAAGGCAAATGGGGCACGTTGGTCAACGCCCTGCTCGACTTCAAGCGTGACTACGATGCCAACCTGGAACTGGAGCTGTGCCTGCCCGACCTGTTGAGCGCCAACCAGCAGCGCTACGCGGGGATGGGCCTCAAGGACCTGGCCGAAGAAATCTTCACCGCGATGAAAAAAATCAAGACCACCGCGGCGATGGCCAAGGCGTTCGGTACGCTGCCCAAGGCACAGTTCAGCCCGGTGCAAGCGTACGAAAAACTGGTCAGGAACGACGTCGAACTGGTGACACTGGACGAGGCTGCCGGGAGGATCGCGGCAACGGGTGTCGTGCCCTATCCGCCGGGGATTCCCCTGTTGATGCCAGGCGAAAACGCCGGCCTCCTGGACGGGCCAGTGCTGAACTACCTCAAGGCGCTGGAGACCTTCGACCGGTCATTCCCGGGGTTCACCCATGACACCCACGGGATCGAGAACGATTCGGGCACCTATCGGATGCTGGTGCTGAAACAAGGTTCGACGCTACAGTGA
- a CDS encoding tRNA (adenine(22)-N(1))-methyltransferase has protein sequence MNEQTLSMRLERVAELVPTGARLADIGSDHGYLPVALIKRGVITAAVAGEVALTPFRSAERTVRESGLEERVTVRLANGLAAIEPADGITAISLCGMGGETIRDILAVGKARLSGRERLILQPNGGEQPLRQWLMDNGYRILHEDVLRENRFYYEIIVAERDGPVKYSAEELYFGPLQLQARSPVFLAKWQRMLRLKQKTLASFARAQQAVPEGKTQEIARQVRWITELLA, from the coding sequence TTGAACGAACAGACATTGTCCATGCGCCTGGAGCGTGTGGCGGAGCTGGTGCCGACAGGGGCGCGCCTGGCCGATATCGGCTCGGACCATGGCTACTTGCCGGTGGCGCTTATCAAGCGTGGCGTGATCACGGCGGCGGTGGCCGGGGAGGTGGCGTTGACGCCGTTCCGTTCGGCCGAGCGCACCGTGCGTGAAAGCGGCCTGGAGGAGCGGGTTACCGTGCGCCTGGCCAACGGCCTGGCGGCGATCGAGCCGGCCGATGGGATTACGGCGATCAGTCTGTGCGGCATGGGCGGCGAGACGATTCGCGACATCCTCGCCGTCGGCAAGGCTCGCCTCAGTGGTCGGGAACGCCTGATCCTGCAGCCCAACGGCGGCGAACAACCGCTGCGCCAGTGGTTGATGGACAACGGCTACCGCATCCTGCATGAGGACGTGCTGCGGGAGAACCGCTTCTACTACGAAATCATCGTTGCCGAGCGCGACGGGCCCGTGAAGTACAGCGCCGAGGAGCTGTACTTCGGTCCGTTGCAACTGCAAGCCCGCAGCCCGGTATTCCTGGCGAAGTGGCAACGCATGCTGCGCCTGAAGCAGAAGACCTTGGCGAGTTTTGCCCGGGCGCAGCAAGCCGTGCCCGAGGGGAAGACGCAGGAGATTGCCCGGCAGGTCCGGTGGATCACCGAGCTGCTGGCCTAG
- a CDS encoding LysR family transcriptional regulator yields MDFHGIDLNLLVAFDALMNERNVTRAAARVGVSQPAMSAALGRLRTLLGDSLFARSADGLLPTPRARELAEPISQALRQLETTLISRPEFDPGKASMVFKLGLSDYPAYVLLPPLMEALSEQAPGVSLNVHAFNDRDHAVDLLDAGMIDAAIGVPPTHADARILGRMLLTDEFVTIVANDHPVARRGMTLQAYLSLRHVLVSPEGELHGVVDHALAQLGERRALALTLPQMFAVPALIARSRFTATVLKRVATGASGSSKLVMFAPPVVLPHMQFDLIWHRRSDTHPAQRWFRGLIASVADTV; encoded by the coding sequence ATGGATTTTCACGGGATCGATCTGAATCTGCTCGTGGCCTTCGATGCGCTGATGAACGAGCGCAATGTCACGCGCGCGGCCGCTCGGGTAGGCGTGAGTCAACCGGCGATGAGCGCCGCCCTGGGTCGGCTGCGCACGCTCTTGGGCGATTCGCTTTTTGCCCGCAGCGCCGATGGCCTGCTGCCAACGCCGCGGGCCCGTGAGTTGGCGGAGCCGATCTCCCAAGCGCTGCGGCAGCTGGAAACAACCTTGATCAGCCGGCCGGAGTTCGATCCCGGGAAAGCGTCGATGGTCTTCAAGCTCGGGTTGTCCGATTACCCGGCCTACGTGCTGTTGCCGCCGTTGATGGAGGCACTCTCCGAACAGGCCCCAGGGGTATCGCTGAATGTCCATGCGTTCAACGACCGGGACCATGCGGTGGATTTGCTCGACGCCGGCATGATCGACGCGGCCATCGGCGTGCCGCCTACCCACGCCGATGCCAGAATTCTCGGGCGCATGCTGCTCACGGACGAGTTCGTGACCATCGTCGCCAATGATCATCCGGTCGCACGACGTGGCATGACCCTGCAAGCGTACCTGTCGCTGCGCCACGTCCTGGTTTCTCCCGAAGGCGAACTGCACGGCGTCGTGGATCATGCCCTGGCGCAACTGGGTGAGCGGCGAGCGCTGGCGTTGACCCTGCCGCAGATGTTTGCCGTTCCCGCGTTGATTGCCCGCAGCCGTTTTACGGCAACGGTCCTGAAGCGCGTGGCGACAGGCGCATCGGGCAGCAGCAAGTTGGTGATGTTTGCTCCGCCCGTTGTGCTGCCGCACATGCAATTCGACCTGATCTGGCACAGGCGCAGCGACACGCATCCGGCGCAGCGGTGGTTCCGGGGCTTGATTGCGTCTGTCGCCGATACAGTGTGA
- a CDS encoding ester cyclase, translating into MQANPDLTEQLKRERAAVETLYRAFNEQNPDLVDDVLSPQWDDIPLAPGQVPGPEGIKPIIRSFVQAFPDVRITVHDMVQEPGKIGVRAEITGTHQGEFFGIAATGTKVGFRIHEFHVLDNAKLTTTWHMEDWFGLFLQLGQFPAQA; encoded by the coding sequence ATGCAAGCGAATCCTGACCTGACTGAACAATTGAAGCGTGAACGCGCAGCCGTCGAGACACTGTATCGAGCCTTCAACGAACAGAATCCCGATCTGGTAGACGATGTGCTCTCGCCCCAGTGGGATGACATTCCCCTCGCCCCCGGCCAGGTGCCTGGCCCTGAAGGCATCAAGCCAATCATCCGCAGCTTCGTCCAAGCCTTCCCGGATGTCCGGATCACCGTCCACGACATGGTCCAGGAACCCGGAAAAATCGGCGTGCGCGCGGAAATTACCGGGACCCATCAAGGCGAGTTTTTCGGCATCGCGGCCACCGGCACGAAGGTCGGTTTCCGCATCCATGAATTCCACGTGCTGGATAACGCCAAGCTGACCACGACCTGGCACATGGAAGACTGGTTCGGCCTGTTTCTCCAACTCGGTCAATTTCCTGCACAAGCCTGA
- a CDS encoding NADP-dependent oxidoreductase gives MKNALIKTFGSPDVVEEGERTLPAIQPHEVVVRVEAASVNPLDVKIIAGYMQAIFPVDLPYVPGTDFSGVVESVGEQVSDLQPGDRVVGRTAPSAGGAFARALVIAASELCLIPPQMSFEQAAALPTAYGTAALALFEVGRLRRNQRVLIHAGAGGVGSMAVQLAHLAGCHVIATASAKNIERVKSLGADEVIDYRTQSLEHVRDIDLVLDTLGDDTLEASWHVLGAGGRIASLVDFDITSRDEHAGEFVFFSTAVPFLPKAIEQFQAGDLQVLIDSTFPLAEARGAVEKVATAHACGKVLIRPGF, from the coding sequence ATGAAAAACGCTTTGATTAAAACCTTCGGCAGCCCGGATGTCGTCGAGGAAGGTGAACGTACGTTGCCTGCGATTCAACCTCACGAGGTCGTGGTCCGCGTCGAAGCGGCCAGCGTCAACCCGCTGGATGTGAAGATTATTGCCGGATACATGCAAGCTATCTTTCCAGTCGATTTGCCTTACGTGCCGGGTACGGATTTCAGCGGTGTGGTCGAGTCCGTCGGCGAACAGGTGAGCGACCTCCAGCCGGGCGACCGCGTGGTGGGCCGGACCGCGCCGAGTGCCGGTGGAGCATTCGCCAGGGCGCTGGTCATCGCCGCCTCGGAACTTTGTCTCATCCCACCACAGATGAGTTTCGAGCAGGCCGCCGCCCTGCCCACTGCCTACGGCACGGCGGCGCTGGCATTGTTCGAGGTCGGCCGGCTGCGACGCAACCAGCGCGTATTGATTCACGCCGGTGCCGGTGGCGTCGGCAGCATGGCCGTGCAACTGGCCCACCTTGCGGGCTGCCATGTGATAGCGACAGCGTCTGCAAAAAACATCGAGCGGGTGAAAAGCCTGGGCGCCGATGAGGTCATTGACTACAGGACCCAGAGCCTCGAACACGTGCGTGATATTGACCTGGTACTCGATACCCTCGGAGACGACACCCTCGAAGCCTCCTGGCATGTGTTGGGCGCCGGAGGCCGGATCGCCTCGCTGGTGGACTTCGACATAACGTCCCGGGACGAGCATGCCGGCGAGTTCGTATTCTTCTCGACCGCAGTGCCGTTCCTGCCCAAGGCGATCGAACAATTCCAGGCCGGCGACCTGCAGGTCCTTATAGATTCGACGTTCCCGCTGGCCGAGGCACGTGGGGCCGTGGAAAAAGTGGCCACCGCGCATGCTTGCGGCAAGGTGCTGATTCGTCCGGGCTTTTAA
- a CDS encoding substrate-binding periplasmic protein produces MPAAALLCLLLGPATAHEQYQVVTEEWAPYNYVEHDQLTGMTTEIVRAIMALTGDKFEVLLQPSMRATQILKNRPKTIMYSLFRTPEREPLYKWVGPIVEESIHAYQLASAPPINSLEQLLHAPQITTRHAGLVPQTLQSLGFNNLDKSATESKLLYRMLLAGRTSIIVGDTAAGVAYYSRQLEIPPGTLRQIPIELYRSSLYIAFSTDSDDELIAAWNRALEQLRRSGELSRIQRRYEQQPAQPE; encoded by the coding sequence ATGCCTGCCGCAGCGCTGCTCTGTCTGTTGCTCGGCCCTGCGACCGCACATGAGCAATATCAGGTCGTCACCGAGGAATGGGCGCCCTACAACTATGTCGAGCACGATCAGCTCACGGGCATGACCACGGAAATCGTCCGGGCCATCATGGCGCTGACCGGGGATAAATTCGAAGTGCTGTTGCAACCCAGCATGCGCGCCACGCAGATACTGAAAAACCGCCCCAAGACCATCATGTATTCGTTATTCCGCACGCCGGAGCGCGAGCCTTTGTACAAGTGGGTCGGACCGATCGTGGAAGAATCCATCCATGCCTACCAGTTGGCCAGCGCACCGCCGATCAATTCCCTGGAACAGTTGCTGCACGCCCCGCAGATCACCACCCGACATGCAGGCCTGGTGCCGCAGACGCTGCAGTCGCTGGGGTTCAACAACCTGGACAAAAGCGCAACCGAGAGCAAGCTGCTCTACCGCATGCTGCTCGCCGGACGAACCAGCATCATCGTCGGCGACACGGCTGCAGGGGTGGCTTATTACAGCCGGCAATTGGAGATTCCCCCGGGCACCCTGAGGCAGATTCCCATCGAGCTCTACCGCTCGTCCTTGTACATCGCCTTCAGCACCGACAGTGACGATGAATTGATCGCCGCATGGAATCGCGCACTGGAGCAGCTACGCCGGTCCGGCGAGTTGTCCCGCATCCAGCGGCGCTATGAACAACAACCTGCCCAGCCAGAATAG
- a CDS encoding winged helix-turn-helix transcriptional regulator produces the protein MSGHAPSTNNECPVARTLDIIGDRWSLMIIRDAFDGIRRFSEFQKSLGVAKNILASRLKALVEAGVFQVQPASDGSAYKEYVLTEKGQQVFPIVISLRQWGERFLFAEEETRSVLLDNASGQPLMPMEVRSSIGQVVQPGDCHRVRRIVSES, from the coding sequence ATGTCAGGACACGCTCCATCAACGAATAACGAATGCCCGGTAGCCCGAACACTGGACATCATCGGCGACCGCTGGTCTCTGATGATCATCCGCGACGCCTTCGACGGCATCCGCCGCTTCAGCGAATTCCAGAAAAGCCTCGGCGTCGCCAAGAACATCCTCGCCTCGCGCCTCAAGGCCCTGGTCGAGGCCGGCGTATTCCAGGTACAACCGGCATCGGACGGAAGCGCCTACAAGGAATATGTCCTCACGGAAAAAGGCCAGCAGGTCTTTCCGATCGTGATCAGCTTGAGGCAGTGGGGCGAGCGGTTTCTGTTCGCCGAAGAAGAGACAAGGTCGGTACTGCTGGACAACGCGTCAGGGCAGCCGCTGATGCCGATGGAGGTTCGCTCATCGATCGGCCAGGTCGTGCAGCCCGGGGATTGCCACAGGGTGAGACGTATCGTCAGCGAGTCATGA